GGCCGTGCTTGCCTTCGCGCGCAAGCTCCACCGCCGCATCATCAAGGAGGAAGGCAAATACACCGACGACGGACATGAACGCTGGCCCGTCTGCCGGGTTGGCCTGACCAGTAACACCGGGATGCGCGACTTCAACCGGGCCATTCTGGAGTACTTCGCGCACCCCGGCCGCTTCCGCGGCACCACGGCTGACTTCGGCTATCGCGCTCTCGACTCCGTGCTGTCCGCGGAAACGAAGCTGCTGATCGTGGACGATCTGCACTTTCTGAAGTGGAGGAACAAGAGCGGGATCGAGGTCAGCAACCACTTCAAATACATCGCTAACGAGTTCCCGGTGACCCTCTTGTTGGTCGGAGTCGGGCTGGAGAAACGGGGCCTGTTCAGCGAGGGAGCAACCTATGAGGACGGGGTCCTCGCCCAGACCGGACGCCGCACGACCCGGCTGGACATGGACCCATTCGACATCAGGACCGAGCAGGGACGCTGCGGATGGCGCGACACCCTCCTCGCGATCGAGGAACGCGTACTCCTCGCGAACAAACACCCCGGCATGATCGCGGACGACCTGTCCGACTACCTCTTCGCCCGCAGCACCGGACACATCGGTTCACTCATGACGTTGATCAATCGCGGCTGCCAGAGAGCCGTACGCACCGGTACGGAACACCTGGACAGGGAACTGCTGGACCGGGTGAAGAACGACGCAGCCTCCGAGGAGGCCCGCCAAGAGCTTCAACTGGCCTTTGAGAAGAACAAACTGACCAGCCTCCCGAAACTCCAGCGTTGCACAGCATCATGAGCCGTCCCGCTTTGCGCACATTCTCCATCAGGGTCGTGCCTCTTCCAGGAGAGGCACTCGACTCGTGGTTCGAGGCGATGGCCCACAGGCTCCACACACCCATGGGCGAACTGTTGCCCCAGCTGGGGCTGGCCCGTCATGCCAGAGCAAGACGAAAGACGGAATCAGAAGCCGACATTCCGCGCGACTGGGTCCAGCTCCTCCGACCCGCGGAGGTCAACGACATTGCGTATACCTGCGGCATCGATCCCGAGCAGGTCATCGCAGCAACCCTGGCCCACTACGACCAGCGAGCTCTGCTACTTGATCACCGCACCCGACAGGTCAAACGCTGGGTCCTCTGGGGCCGAGGCAGCGGCTCCCGCTACTGCCCCGACTGCCTGGCAGCTTCCGGCGGACGATGGCAGCTGGAATGGCGGCTCGGTTGGTCCTTCGCCTGCCTCCAACACCACAGGCTTCTGGCAGACACCTGTCCGCACTGCGGCTGCCTGCAGAGAAGC
This genomic interval from Streptomyces sp. NBC_00557 contains the following:
- a CDS encoding AAA family ATPase encodes the protein MTSKPTRARAEEADLRSRLDHLTLSRKEGFARLADAPRRTRPDLLPHRQLKKLGEEALAEYNRARRKWHANLGPLGTPQMKALHEDLWDIFDSNDQDSDKVKGGIALDAFPGLGKTTAVLAFARKLHRRIIKEEGKYTDDGHERWPVCRVGLTSNTGMRDFNRAILEYFAHPGRFRGTTADFGYRALDSVLSAETKLLIVDDLHFLKWRNKSGIEVSNHFKYIANEFPVTLLLVGVGLEKRGLFSEGATYEDGVLAQTGRRTTRLDMDPFDIRTEQGRCGWRDTLLAIEERVLLANKHPGMIADDLSDYLFARSTGHIGSLMTLINRGCQRAVRTGTEHLDRELLDRVKNDAASEEARQELQLAFEKNKLTSLPKLQRCTAS